A DNA window from Caretta caretta isolate rCarCar2 chromosome 7, rCarCar1.hap1, whole genome shotgun sequence contains the following coding sequences:
- the LOC142072657 gene encoding uncharacterized protein LOC142072657, whose protein sequence is MSVRGGLLPHTGNEGRSTGYLKCLYTNAQSLGNKQGELEVLVMSKNYDVIGITETWWDNSHDWSTVMDGYKLFRKDRQGRKGGGVALYVREQYDCSELRYETAEKPECLWIKFRSVCNKSDVVVGVCYRPPDQGDEVDEAFFRQLTEATRSHALILMGDFNFPDICWESNTAVHRQSRKFLESVGDNFLAQVLEEPTRGGAFLDLLLTNRVELVGEAKVDRNLGGSDHELVEFRILTQGRKVSSTIRTLDFRKADFDSLRERMARIPWGTNLKGKGVQESWLYFKESLLRLQGQTIPMSRKNSKYGRRPAWLNGEILADLKHKKEAYKKWKVGHMTREEYKNIARACRNVIRRAKSHLELQLARDVMSNKKGFFRYAVNISGHLDAQVFQACR, encoded by the exons atgtctgtgaggggagggctcctgcctcatactgggaatgaggggcgatcaacaggttatctcaagtgcttatatacaaatgcacaaagccttggaaacaagcagggagaactggaggtcctggtgatgtcaaagaactatgacgtgatcggaataacagagacttggtgggataactcacatgactggagtactgtcatggatggttataaactgttcaggaaggacaggcagggcagaaaaggtgggggagtagcactgtatgtaagggagcagtatgactgctcagagctccggtacgaaactgcagaaaaacctgagtgtctctggattaagtttagaagtgtgtgcaacaagagtgatgtagtggtgggagtctgctatagaccaccggaccagggggatgaggtagatgaggctttcttccggcagctcacggaagctactagatcacatgccctgattctcatgggtgactttaattttcctgatatctgctgggagagcaatacagcggtgcatagacaatccaggaagtttttggaaagcgtaggggacaatttcctggcgcaagtgctagaggagccaactagggggggcgcttttcttgacctgctgctcacaaaccgggtagaattagtgggggaagcaaaagtggataggaatctgggaggcagtgaccatgagttggttgagttcaggatcctgacacagggaagaaaggtaagcagcacgatacggaccctggacttcaggaaagcagactttgactccctcagggaacggatggccaggatcccctgggggactaacttgaaggggaaaggagtccaggagagctggctgtatttcaaggaatccctgttgaggttacagggacaaaccatcccaatgagtcgaaagaatagtaaatatggcaggcgaccagcttggcttaatggtgaaatcttagcggatcttaaacataaaaaagaagcttacaagaagtggaaggttggacatatgaccagggaagagtataaaaatattgctcgggcatgtaggaatgttatcaggagggccaaatcgcacctggagctgcagctagccagagatgtcatgagtaacaagaagggtttcttcag ATATGCAGTCAATATTAGCGGGCATCTAGATGCTCAAGTATTTCAAGCCTGCAGGTGA